The segment GAACGATTTTCTGCAGATTCTAGAAGGTACGTAAGGGATGTTGTAGATTACCTTGAAGACAAGGGGATCACAGATAAAAGAGAACAAATAATTCAAGGCCTATATTACATTAGGCATATGAGTTTTAACCGGTTTATTGAGTTATACTTGGCGAGAGAAAATGAAATTAGATATTATGCAGAACCTTGTGATTCTGGATTTGTTGTACTCGATGAAGATCGTTTTGTAACATATATGGCAGGATTAGCAAAACAACTTGAAATAGATTATGATGTCATTGTCACTACACCAGACTTTAATGGAAGTCTAGAAAATTTACTAATAAGGAGTAATGTGGTCTGGGGAATTCGTTTCAATTTTACTGAACCATTATACCTTTTTTCTTTGACACCACATATTCAGCCTGAATATTTCCCTTCTTACCTTGAAGGTGTGAACGTTTATAAAATGAACGTAAAGAGAGACCGTAAGCTAGAGAATGTAAAAGTAGATAAGTTACCTCTTACAACCGCTAAAGAGAATAAAAGCGTTGAAAATATAGATATATCTTTTTCAACTGATTTCAAGAATATAAAAGTTAAAAGGGAATTACAGTTTTCGGGACATTTTAAAACAGAAAATCTAAGTACACATTTATTTTTTGGAGATTTTTTAGATGAAGAATTTGACCGCTACGGAACCAAACACTTTTACCATTGTAAAAAAAGACAACGTAATAATGATGAAGAGGCTCAAACAAAAATGAATTCTTTAATGGACAGTTACCGGGAACGGAAAGAAACGTACTTGGAAGAGCTTTCTTCCAATGTTTTTGACGTTGAGGTAAAAGATTATAGCTCAGAAGTTATAGAAGCTTCTAGGTATTCTAATGATCCATTAATAGTTAAGGATCAGTTTTCAATAAATGATGAATTTATAAAAAGGGCAGGACCCAACTACATAGTTGAAGTAGGCAAATTTATTGGTGGACAGGTTCAAATTAAAGATGATGAAATAGAAAGAAATGTAGGGGTTTATTTAGATTTTGCAAAAACGTATGAATATGTTGTTAACATAGATATTCCTGAAGGGTATGAAGTAGTAGGCTTAGATAAACTTCAGAAAAATGTAACTAATAATACCGGTATCTTTAAAAGCTCTGC is part of the Marixanthomonas ophiurae genome and harbors:
- a CDS encoding DUF3857 domain-containing protein, whose amino-acid sequence is MKQNYFLSLLFMVISLATTAQTKEEIELNNRFWSNDSKKNITEIPEKWQNESAVILFYEEGYTYTNNGKKMYNPSFFHQRLKLQDRAAVDNFSEFKYKKDEQVGAGFYNFLQEKSTVGIKIIKPNGDEKILDISSEKITQDEENKIAIPGLEVGDILDIYIYEDDFLRSNTGIHYYEPVEKILSTDYPILYRKLSLEVENDYFLNMESFNGAPKIVEEETDKRATRKYVLEASDIEKSEFPRWFYPFDVLPSLKFQVTFALKSINENNAEVFLSDDDAERKADVTKEEIQEYYGERFSADSRRYVRDVVDYLEDKGITDKREQIIQGLYYIRHMSFNRFIELYLARENEIRYYAEPCDSGFVVLDEDRFVTYMAGLAKQLEIDYDVIVTTPDFNGSLENLLIRSNVVWGIRFNFTEPLYLFSLTPHIQPEYFPSYLEGVNVYKMNVKRDRKLENVKVDKLPLTTAKENKSVENIDISFSTDFKNIKVKRELQFSGHFKTENLSTHLFFGDFLDEEFDRYGTKHFYHCKKRQRNNDEEAQTKMNSLMDSYRERKETYLEELSSNVFDVEVKDYSSEVIEASRYSNDPLIVKDQFSINDEFIKRAGPNYIVEVGKFIGGQVQIKDDEIERNVGVYLDFAKTYEYVVNIDIPEGYEVVGLDKLQKNVTNNTGIFKSSAVIENGALVYTTTKTYSKRKYTEEEWDSMLPWLKTAYDFSQEKVMFKKV